The following proteins come from a genomic window of Deltaproteobacteria bacterium:
- the nadD gene encoding nicotinate (nicotinamide) nucleotide adenylyltransferase gives MASPLKGHTLIYGGSFNPPHMGHQLACLYGLEALGAEALWVVPVHQHPFGKDLVDFEQRVQMCKLMTAPLGPRASVNTIEQELESPVRTFELFSALKQKYPDKSFAMLMGADLLAERESWYRFQDLKALVKIVVVGRGGFQSELTDEAFEVELPEISSRDIRERLASGLSVEGLVPATIQDYLLRSALYGPNP, from the coding sequence ATGGCTTCCCCACTTAAGGGCCACACCCTGATCTACGGTGGAAGTTTTAATCCCCCACACATGGGTCACCAATTGGCTTGCCTCTACGGGCTTGAAGCGCTTGGTGCAGAGGCCTTGTGGGTCGTTCCCGTTCATCAGCATCCATTTGGCAAAGATCTGGTCGATTTCGAGCAGCGGGTGCAGATGTGCAAGCTCATGACCGCTCCTCTGGGTCCGCGCGCCAGCGTCAACACCATTGAACAAGAGCTTGAAAGCCCTGTTCGAACTTTCGAGCTGTTTAGCGCGTTGAAGCAAAAGTACCCCGACAAGTCGTTCGCCATGCTCATGGGCGCAGACCTCTTAGCTGAACGCGAGAGCTGGTACCGGTTCCAAGACTTGAAAGCCCTCGTGAAAATAGTGGTTGTCGGCCGCGGCGGCTTTCAATCTGAGCTAACGGACGAGGCTTTCGAAGTAGAGCTCCCCGAAATATCCAGCCGTGATATTCGGGAGAGGCTTGCATCGGGCCTGTCAGTTGAGGGTTTAGTGCCGGCTACAATACAGGATTATCTGCTGCGATCGGCTCTCTATGGGCCGAACCCTTGA
- the truB gene encoding tRNA pseudouridine(55) synthase TruB: MNGVLIIDKSAGPTSHDVVASVRKVLRMKKVGHTGTLDPAATGVLPIVLGKATKLSRYLVGCDKSYRGMICLGVTTDTLDAVGQVLEEKPVDVTEEQVEAVLEKFRGDIKQVPPMYSAKKIDGKKLYELARQGVEVEREAKDVHIDELKLISFDGTNIEVDVTCTSGTYIRVLALDIGEALGCGGHLSALRRTRVGNFDLSSAITIDDLADAPQKAEELTLSMGDALTALPTVEIPADIGAMIKNGYQLTVADLRTLDLPDFKLDDALMLRTLQGDLIGIARSLYTSEELGSVRREKQALKTERVLA; this comes from the coding sequence ATGAACGGCGTTCTAATCATCGATAAGTCAGCAGGACCCACTTCTCATGATGTTGTTGCATCCGTTCGCAAAGTATTGCGGATGAAGAAAGTCGGGCACACAGGTACCTTAGATCCAGCAGCCACGGGCGTGCTGCCGATTGTTTTAGGTAAAGCGACCAAACTCTCACGCTACTTAGTTGGTTGCGACAAAAGCTACCGCGGCATGATTTGTTTGGGCGTTACCACAGACACCTTAGACGCCGTAGGCCAGGTTTTAGAAGAGAAGCCGGTCGACGTGACCGAAGAGCAGGTGGAAGCGGTACTGGAAAAGTTCCGCGGTGATATCAAACAGGTACCACCGATGTACTCCGCAAAGAAAATCGACGGTAAAAAACTCTACGAACTCGCTCGCCAGGGTGTTGAAGTAGAGCGAGAAGCCAAAGATGTTCACATCGACGAGCTGAAGCTTATTAGCTTTGATGGAACCAATATTGAAGTGGACGTAACCTGTACTTCAGGCACTTATATTCGTGTTTTAGCCCTCGATATTGGCGAAGCGCTTGGCTGTGGAGGCCACCTCTCAGCACTGCGAAGAACACGTGTTGGGAATTTCGATTTATCGAGTGCAATCACCATTGATGATTTGGCAGATGCTCCGCAAAAAGCTGAAGAGCTTACGCTGAGTATGGGAGATGCTCTCACCGCTCTTCCCACGGTTGAGATACCTGCAGACATTGGCGCTATGATTAAAAATGGTTACCAACTGACCGTTGCCGATCTACGTACCTTAGATCTACCTGATTTTAAATTGGATGACGCATTAATGCTTCGTACGCTTCAAGGTGATCTGATTGGGATTGCGCGCAGTCTGTATACAAGTGAGGAACTGGGCAGCGTTCGCCGCGAAAAGCAGGCGCTTAAAACCGAACGCGTTCTAGCTTAG
- a CDS encoding zinc ribbon domain-containing protein, with amino-acid sequence MPMYEYQCGKCGHLWELLQRISDPAPKTCPDCRSRKVGKMLSQTSFVLKGGGWYADGYSGGKKKKEAKASSDSSKSTKPSSSD; translated from the coding sequence ATGCCAATGTATGAGTATCAGTGCGGAAAATGTGGCCACCTTTGGGAATTACTCCAAAGAATAAGTGACCCAGCGCCGAAGACTTGCCCAGATTGCAGAAGCCGTAAAGTTGGTAAAATGCTAAGTCAGACCTCTTTCGTCTTAAAGGGAGGCGGCTGGTATGCCGATGGTTACTCTGGCGGCAAAAAGAAAAAAGAGGCGAAGGCTTCGTCCGACTCATCCAAATCAACTAAGCCTTCCAGCTCAGATTGA
- the lnt gene encoding apolipoprotein N-acyltransferase produces MFKNFRTFIVSRRRQLGLALLSGILYFVGFCGFGQWWMSWFCLVPVLLALDDETLTGKEALGIAWLFGLVSHMGGYYWIVHMLHRFGFLPVPVALLGWLLLCIAQGSLLGVWGYSIHKFRQKCRFPLWISAVPVMILAEWLWPALFPSYLSNSQFRQIWLIQSLEWMGPLGLTGLMTFASAVLFQAHQWKWKGDRPFPLKGAILFAALFIANLGFGIQAVDAIDQKVAEAPKKIKLGLVQANMGIYEKRSAPGEGLKRHRDQSLELQWQEADLIIWPESGYFYSIRKGTKNLKRQVLGQIQKPLLFGGLTVENPGKDQKFYNSAYLVDGKGDVQGTYDKTYLLAFGEYIPLGETFPWIYKLSPNTGKFTPGNHTKPLELDGIKYGVLICYEDILPGFVRKAMKHQPDILVNITNDAWFGDTHEPVIHLALATFRAVEQRRFLARATNTGISAFVDPAGRIISQTPTFERANLMAEVAPLQGVTLYQELGDWPGFVSVLMMLGLVLRYRQREED; encoded by the coding sequence GTGTTTAAAAATTTTCGCACATTTATCGTCTCCCGGCGACGCCAACTTGGATTGGCCCTGCTCAGCGGCATTCTTTATTTCGTTGGGTTTTGTGGCTTTGGTCAGTGGTGGATGTCGTGGTTTTGCCTGGTCCCCGTCCTGCTCGCACTAGACGATGAGACTCTTACTGGCAAAGAAGCCCTCGGAATTGCTTGGCTTTTCGGACTTGTCAGCCACATGGGTGGTTACTATTGGATTGTTCATATGCTTCACCGGTTTGGCTTTTTGCCCGTGCCGGTGGCGCTCTTGGGCTGGTTACTGCTGTGTATCGCACAAGGTTCTTTGCTTGGCGTATGGGGCTACAGCATCCATAAATTTCGCCAAAAATGCAGATTTCCGCTCTGGATCTCGGCCGTACCGGTCATGATCTTAGCAGAATGGCTATGGCCGGCGCTCTTTCCCTCGTACCTTTCCAACTCGCAATTCAGACAAATTTGGCTGATTCAGAGCCTTGAATGGATGGGACCCCTCGGACTCACAGGTCTGATGACCTTTGCCAGTGCCGTATTGTTTCAAGCTCACCAGTGGAAATGGAAAGGCGATAGACCTTTCCCACTCAAAGGAGCCATCTTGTTTGCGGCCTTGTTCATCGCAAACCTTGGCTTTGGAATTCAGGCCGTTGATGCAATCGACCAAAAGGTCGCTGAGGCGCCCAAGAAAATTAAACTTGGTCTCGTGCAAGCCAACATGGGCATCTACGAGAAACGCAGCGCACCGGGCGAAGGGCTCAAACGCCACCGTGACCAAAGCCTTGAACTTCAGTGGCAAGAAGCCGATCTCATTATTTGGCCGGAAAGTGGCTACTTCTACAGCATTCGCAAAGGTACCAAGAACCTAAAACGCCAAGTCCTGGGGCAAATTCAAAAGCCGCTGCTCTTTGGTGGGCTCACCGTCGAGAACCCCGGGAAAGACCAAAAGTTTTATAACTCGGCTTATTTGGTCGACGGCAAAGGCGATGTTCAAGGGACCTACGACAAAACTTATTTACTCGCCTTTGGAGAGTACATTCCGCTGGGCGAAACATTTCCTTGGATTTACAAGCTCTCGCCCAATACCGGAAAATTTACTCCAGGCAATCATACCAAGCCCCTCGAACTCGACGGTATCAAATACGGTGTTCTGATCTGCTACGAAGATATTCTTCCGGGATTTGTTCGCAAAGCAATGAAGCATCAGCCCGATATCCTCGTGAATATTACCAATGATGCTTGGTTTGGTGACACCCACGAGCCCGTTATTCACTTAGCACTGGCAACATTTCGAGCCGTTGAGCAAAGGCGCTTTCTTGCCCGGGCAACCAATACGGGGATCAGCGCATTTGTTGATCCTGCGGGGCGCATCATCTCACAGACCCCCACTTTTGAGAGGGCAAACCTCATGGCCGAGGTGGCGCCGCTTCAAGGTGTGACACTCTACCAAGAGCTAGGCGATTGGCCTGGCTTTGTTTCGGTACTGATGATGTTGGGTTTGGTGCTGCGCTATCGGCAGCGCGAAGAAGACTAA